The Muribaculum intestinale genome includes the window ACGAAGCCTCACACGGCAACGGATTCAACCAGGAATTCGTAATCGACGAGCCAACCTCAAAACTGCTCGACGACTACCTGTTCATAACCGACAACCTTCACACCGACCTCCACGAATGCCTGGGCCATGCTTCCGGACGTCTGCTCCCCGGAGTCGACCCCGACGCACTGAAAGCCCACGGCTCGACGCTTGAAGAAGCCCGCGCCGACCTGTTCGCACTCTACTACCTGGCCGACCCCAAGCTGATTGAGCTCGGACTACTCGACAACCCCGACGCCTACAAGGCCGAATACTACAAATACATCCTCAACGGCCTGATGACACAGCTCATGCGTATCGAGCCCGGAAAAGATGTGGAAGAAGCCCACATGCGCAACCGCAAACTGATATCGGAGTGGGCCTACGAGCATGGCAAGGCCGACAACGTTATAGAGTACGTAAAGCGCGATGGAAAGACCTACATCCGCATCAACGACTACCGGAAACTGCGCGCCCTTTTCGGCCGTCTGCTCGGCGAAATCCAGCGCATAAAGAGCGAAGGCGACTATGAGGCCGGACGCAACCTCGTGGAGAAATATGCCGTAAAAGTCGATCCGGCCATACACAACGAAGTGCTCGAGCGCTACAGCCATCTCGACATAGCCCCCTACCGCGGATTCGTCAACCCGACATACTCGATTGTACGCGACGCCGACGGAGCCATCACCGATGTAACAGTCACCTATGGCGAAGAATATATTCCCCAGATGCTCCGCTATTCACGCGACTATCGCACTTTAAAATAAAAACAGTAACTTTGCAGAAGATTTACCCGACTACTGCTACATCAAGTTAAAGACAATGTTAGACAAAATAAAAGCGCTCCACTCTGAAATCGAAAGTCTCAATGCCGCCGACGCTGCCGAAGTGGAGGTACTACGCATAAAATATCTGAGCAAAAAAGGAGAAATCAACGCTCTCTTCAACGATTTCAGGGCCCTCGGCCCCGATGAAAAGCGCGCTATCGGCGCTCCACTCAACGAACTCAAGACATTCGCCACCGAGAAAATCAACACCCTGCGCGAGGCGCTCGACAACAACGGTGCCTCGGAGATATCCATCGACATGAGCCGCACCGCAGCTCCCGTGGCTCTCGGCACCCGACATCCGCTCTCGCTCGTTCGCGCCGAAATTATCGACATATTCTCGCGACTCGGGTTCACTCTCGCCGAAGGTCCGGAAATCGAGGACGACTGGCATGTGTTCGGAGCAATGAACTTCGCTGCCGACCATCCCGCTCGCGACATGCAGGACACATTCTTCATTCAGCGCACACCCGACGTGCTGCTCCGCACTCATACATCATCCGTACAGTCGCGCGTAATGGAGAACTCCAAGCCCCCTATCCGCATCATATGCCCCGGACGCGTATACCGCAACGAGGCTATATCGGCCCGTGCCCACTGCTTCTTCCATCAGGTCGAGGCGCTTTATGTCGACAAGAACGTATCATTCGCCGACCTGCGACAGACACTTCTCTACTTCGCCCGTGAGATGTTCGGCCCCGAGACTCAGATACGTCTGCGTCCAAGCTATTTCCCCTTCACCGAGCCTTCCGCCGAAATGGACATTTCATGCAACCTCTGCGGAGGCAAGGGATGCTCATTCTGCAAGCACACCGGATGGGTCGAGATTCTCGGCTGCGGCATGGTAGACCCCGCTGTGCTCGAAGCCTGCGGCATCGACAGCAAGGAATACTCGGGATTCGCACTCGGCATGGGTGTAGAGCGCATCACCAACCTCAAGTACCAGGTCAACGACCTGCGCCTCTTCTCCGAGAACGACACCCGGTTCCTCGACGAATTCACATCCGCCCACAAGTAAAAACGACAAAAATACCGTGAATGTGTCCTTGACTTCTGCCCTCGGGAAAGATAAAGTCAGGACACATTCTTGAATCCAGACAG containing:
- the pheS gene encoding phenylalanine--tRNA ligase subunit alpha, with the protein product MLDKIKALHSEIESLNAADAAEVEVLRIKYLSKKGEINALFNDFRALGPDEKRAIGAPLNELKTFATEKINTLREALDNNGASEISIDMSRTAAPVALGTRHPLSLVRAEIIDIFSRLGFTLAEGPEIEDDWHVFGAMNFAADHPARDMQDTFFIQRTPDVLLRTHTSSVQSRVMENSKPPIRIICPGRVYRNEAISARAHCFFHQVEALYVDKNVSFADLRQTLLYFAREMFGPETQIRLRPSYFPFTEPSAEMDISCNLCGGKGCSFCKHTGWVEILGCGMVDPAVLEACGIDSKEYSGFALGMGVERITNLKYQVNDLRLFSENDTRFLDEFTSAHK